The Salmo trutta chromosome 6, fSalTru1.1, whole genome shotgun sequence genome has a window encoding:
- the LOC115196319 gene encoding collagen alpha-1(XVIII) chain isoform X2, protein MSKMTLWLGLLLALSAGRLDAWFWNKDPDPTTQAPTKAPTKAPSLGKEGGQPKRGEENLAGVGEEIINVADGIRKFVQTWDATPTTWTDGGVATPTTQTVNKEESGSGEGSGSGSKEGSGSGEGSGSKEGSGSETGSGSGSGSASGVGSGFGSGAESGVGSGTGSGSGSGLGERESLVLPTNLTGMVEDDLTGVEGVKQGEPKTNLSDITSHDHNGTCHLVPSDWPICISRGSKHFSLPNFLNHTSVEEVGMALREWAWLAKAGCHHGAEWFLCLLLVPRCPLPGQVLAKVPLLPCCSFCQVLQDSCWPALDDGRLPVECNLLPDRDQEAGLRCPPCVSVSNRKAESGVTLLQLIGDLSPDESRAGPGGKPAYYFGGLDGLTAAGQLALAHLPNPFYRDFSLVFQIIPSSPGVLFSITDASQKFMYVGVKLSAPDADGRNQKILFYYTEPDSEASYLAASFTVPSLDLVSWTKFSLSVFNDQVTFFMGCDASGKTVKLERSPDDMELDRGAGIFVGQAGGADPDRFEGAIAELNVVGNPRAAELLCEDDDDSDAASGDFGSGDGDRRETGKTVKTTPPSLRPVPEPPLTSSVSDRLSETGPTGSNREKGDKGEKGSPGDRGPAGSKGDSGSFSSSASSSGGGERGEKGDKGLKGSSGFGYPGSKGDRGVPGPPGPPGLEGPAAQVVRLGDGSVVQPVAGPMGPMGPPGVKGPAGPQGPEGEPGDPGEDGKLGPPGDRGFPGTQGDSGVKGEKGDRGDGHPGPRGPPGPPGPPGPGTIDRATFVDMEGSGGFPDLEKIQTLRGLPGPPGPPGPPGPSTGGVSSHGSGSFGPPGPPGQDGTRGLPGPAGPPGRPGTAGPSSGEKGEAGDLGLPGPSGERGSKGDPGVPGQTGQGGLAGLPGPMGPIGPPGPPGPSYPVRYGDGEGSGVTGVNGVAGVIGIPGPQGPPGFAGLPGRSGLPGLSGEKGSEGARGRDGTPGMDGFPGKLGNKGDRGDRGERGEPGREGGPPGPPGAPGPPGQIIYQNSGSFDGVLGSQGQGGPGIPGRAGFPGPMGPKGDTGEPGQPGYAAKGEKGEPGIIMGPDGRPMYLGGLGSQPGEKGLPGPEGPPGPYGPAGLKGDIGMPGRPGRPGLNGAKGERGDSAGGTGGYGGPPGPPGPPGPPGPAVPLDRFNRYDDVSRLYPDSKGEKGDRGVPGIPGVPGLTSNFDIYTFKEEMKGERGDSGMKGEKGDPTGGYYGGGYGGQGGQPGPPGLPGPKGESIVGPSGPQGPPGNPGRGYEGRQGNPGPPGPPGPSGSSSSPGAYRPTQTISIPGPPGPPGPPGTDGHSSGVMVLRSYDTMTATARRQAEGTLVYLVDQTDFYIRVRDGFRQIQLGPYIALPPEQGNEVAAVDPPPVVYYQPDHPSNTATEQPPRQLDPHQPQTEGQHPVYPDPRYPTHPDPRYPAQPDPRYPAQPDPRYPAQPDPRYPDQPDPRYPDQPDPRYPAQPDPRYPAQPDPRYPAQPDPRYPAQPDPRYPSHSDPRYPSHTDPRYPSYTDRQHNPDPVQPVRPQPAPVPQNPVYSDTRYPVTPQRRPRPPETPSHQHTSGPSIHLVALNAPQGGNMRGIRGADFLCFKQARAIGLKGTFRAFLSSKLQDLYSIVRKSDRDRMPIVNLKDEVLFDSWEAIFSDSEGRVKDNVPIYSFDGKDIFTDGTWPDKMIWHGSTSRGHGQVDNYCETWRVGERTLTGMASSLQGGQLLQQRTSSCHSSYAVLCIENSYIGQFKR, encoded by the exons ATGTCTAAGATGACGTTGTGGTTGGGCCTTCTCCTGGCTCTCAGCGCAGGTCGTCTGGATGCTTGGTTCTGGAACAAGGACCCTGATCCTACTACCCAAGCCCCAACGAAGGCTCCAACGAAGGCTCCGTCGCTGGGCAAGGAAGGAGGACAGCCCAAGAGAGGTGAGGAGAACCTGGCAGGGGTTGGGGAAGAAATCATCAACGTGGCTGATGGGATCCGTAAGTTTGTGCAGACGTGGGACGCGACCCCAACCACTTGGACTGACGGAGGAGTGGCGACCCCTACCACACAGACGGTTAATAAGGAGGAGTCTGGGTCTGGGGAAGGATCTGGGTCTGGGTCTAAGGAAGGATCTGGGTCTGGGGAAGGATCTGGGTCTAAGGAAGGATCTGGGTCTGAGACGGGTTCAGGATCAGGGTCTGGTTCAGCATCTGGTGTAGGGTCTGGGTTTGGATCGGGGGCTGAGTCTGGTGTAGGTTCAGGGACCGGCTCAGGTTCGGGGTCAGGGCTTGGAGAAAGGGAAAGCTTGGTTCTCCCCACTAACCTAACAGGGATGGTGGAGGATGACCTCACAGGGGTTGAGGGGGTGAAACAGGGCGAACCAAAGACCAACCTCTCTGACATCACCTCTCATGACCATAATGGAACCTGCCACCTCGTGCCCTCTGATTGGCCGATCTGCATATCAAGGGGGTCGAAGCATTTCTCGCTGCCCAACTTCCTGAACCACACCTCTGTGGAGGAGGTTGGCATGGCCCTGAGAGAGTGGGCATGGCTGGCCAAGGCGGGGTGCCACCATGGAGCCGAATGGTTCCTCTGCCTCCTCCTGGTGCCCAGGTGCCCGCTGCCTGGCCAGGTGCTCGCCAAGGTTCCCCTTCTGCCCTGCTGCAGCTTCTGCCAAGTCCTGCAAGACAGCTGCTGGCCAGCCCTGGATGACGGGCGACTTCCTGTAGAGTGTAATTTGCTGCCCGACAGGGATCAGGAGGCGGGGTTGCGGTGTCCGCCATGCGTGTCAGTTAGTAATCGGAAAG CAGAGAGTGGTGTGACTCTACTGCAGCTGATTGGAGACCTGTCTCCTGATGAATCCCGGGCCGGTCCGGGGGGGAAACCCGCCTACTACTTCGGAGGGCTGGATGGGCTGACTGCTGCCGGACAGCTGGCCCTGGCCCACCTCCCCAACCCCTTCTACAGAGACTTCTCCCTGGTCTTCCAAATCATCCCCTCCAGCCCCGGGGTCCTCTTCTCCATCACAGACGCCTCCCAGAAGTTCATGTACGTGGGGGTGAAGCTGAGCGCCCCGGACGCTGACGGCAGGAATCAGAAGATTCTGTTCTACTACACAGAGCCCGACTCTGAGGCCTCGTACCTGGCTGCTAGTTTCACCGTGCCCTCCCTGGACCTGGTCTCCTGGACCAAGTTCTCTCTGTCCGTGTTCAATGACCAGGTGACCTTCTTCATGGGGTGCGACGCCTCTGGGAAGACGGTGAAGTTGGAGCGCTCGCCGGATGACATGGAGCTGGACAGGGGGGCGGGCATCTTCGTGGGTCAGGCGGGAGGCGCGGACCCTGACAGGTTCGAG GGGGCGATCGCTGAGCTGAACGTGGTGGGTAACCCTCGAGCAGCTGAGCTACTCTGTGAAGACGATGATGACTCAGACGCT gcctCAGGAGACTTTGGCAGTGGGGATGGGGACAGAAGAGAGACCGGCAAAACTGTAAAG accacccctccatctctccgaCCGGTGCCAGAGCCCCCTCTGACATCATCAGTGAGCGACAGGCTCTCAGAGACAG GCCCTACTGGTTCTaacagagagaagggggacaAAGGGGAGAAGGGCAGTCCAGGGGACAGAGGTCCCGCCGGGTCAAAGGGGGACTCGGGGTCTTTCTCCAGCTCTGCCTCTTCATCAGGCGGAGGAGAACGTGGAGAAAAG GGAGACAAAGGCTTGAAG ggcagtTCTGGTTTTGGTTACCCAGGCTCCAAGGGGGACCGTGGCGTACCTGGTCCCCCTGGCCCTCCTGGCCTTGAGGGGCCAGCTGCCCAGGTTGTGAGGCTAGGGGACGGCTCTGTGGTGCAGCCAGTGGCCGGGCCAATGGGACCGATGGGGCCCCCAGGGGTCAAAGGACCAGCAGGACCCCAGGGACCAGAGGGAGAGCCG GGGGATCCAGGAGAGGATGGCAAATTA GGACCTCCCGGAGACAGAGGGTTCCCAGGAACACAAGGAGACTCAGGGGTCAAAGGAGAAAAG GGGGATCGTGGTGATGGTCACCCAGGACCCAGGGGTCCTCCAGGGCCACCTGGACCCCCGGGCCCAGGGACAATTGACCGCGCT ACATTTGTGGATATGGAAGGCTCAGGAGGATTCCCAGATTTAGAGAAAATACAG ACTCTCCGTGGTCTACCAGGCCCCCCCGGGCCCCCAGGTCCCCCTGGCCCCTCAACCGGTGGTGTCAGCTCCCATGGGTCAGGCTCTTTCGGGCCCCCTGGACCTCCCGGACAGGACGGGACCCGTGGCCTACCA GGGCCCGCTGGTCCACCTGGCAGGCCTGGAACCGCAGGACCCAGTAGCGGAGAGAAG GGAGAAGCTGGTGATCTAGGTCTTCCAGggcccagtggagagagg GGTTCTAAGGGTGACCCTGGAGTGCCTGGTCAGACTGGGCAGGGGGGCTTGGCTGGGCTTCCTGGGCCCATGGGACCGATTGGGCCTCCAGGACCACCCGGACCTTCCTACCCCGTGCGTTAT GGTGACGGGGAGGGTTCCGGAGTGACGGGGGTCAATGGTGTTGCTGGAGTGATAGGGATTCCAGGACCACAG GGTCCGCCCGGATTCGCTGGCCTTCCC GGAAGATCTGGTTTGCCTGGGCTTTCGGGAGAGAAGGGGAGCGAGGGAGCAAGAGGACGGGATGGAACACCAGGGATGGACGGATTCCCAGGAAAATTG GGAAACAAAGGGGataggggagacagaggggaaagG GGTGAGCCAGGACGTGAAGGGGGCCCCCCTGGACCTCCAGGAGCCCCTGGCCCACCGGGACAGATCATCTACCAGAACTCAGGCAGT TTTGATGGAGTTCTTGGGAGTCAAGGACAG GGAGGACCAGGTATTCCCGGCCGGGCAGGATTCCCA GGGCCTATGGGACCAAAGGGAGATACAGGGGAGCCTGGACAGCCAGGATACGCAGCTAAG GGGGAGAAAGGAGAACCTGGTATTATCATGGGGCCTGATGGAAGACCCATGTACCTGGGAGGGCTGGGGTCTCAACCG GGAGAGAAGGGACTCCCGGGACCTGAGGGACCTCCT GGTCCCTATGGTCCAGCTGGTCTAAAGGGAGATATAGGCATGCCAGGTAGACCG GGTCGTCCTGGGTTGAATGGTGccaaaggagagaggggggattcaGCTGGAGGGACTGGAGGATATGGA GGTCCTCCAGGACCACCTGGCCCACCCGGACCCCCCGGGCCAGCAGTACCTCTGGACAGGTTCAAT AGGTATGATGATGTCTCACGGTTATATCCGG ACTCCAAAGGAGAGAAAGGTGACCGTGGAGTACCAGGAATACCTGGGGTACCAG GTCTCACGTCCAACTTTGACATCTACACCTTCAAG gaggagatgaagggagagagaggagactcgGGGATGAAGGGGGAGAAGGGCGATCCAACCGGAGGATATTATGGTGGCGGTTACGGTGGACAGGGTGGTCAACCTGGACCTCCAGGACTTCCA GGACCAAAGGGAGAGTCCATCGTCGGTCCTTCAGGGCCCCAGGGCCCTCCAGGTAACCCAGGAAGAGGGTACGAAGGCAGGCAAGGGAACCCAGGCCCACCGGGGCCCCCCGGACCTTCAGGATCATCCTCCTCACCTGGAGCCTACAGGCCAACACAGA CCATCAGCATCCCTGGACCTCCGGGCCCTCCTGGCCCACCTGGAACTGATGGACACTCCTCTGGG GTGATGGTGCTGAGGTCATATGACACGATGACAGCCACGGCCAGACGACAGGCAGAGGGGACGCTGGTGTATCTGGTCGACCAAACAGACTTTTACATCAGAGTACGAGATGGCTTCCGGCAAATCCAG CTTGGACCATACATAGCTTTACCCCCTGAACAG GGTAATGAGGTAGCAGCTGTCGACCCTCCTCCAGTGGTCTACTACCAGCCAGATCATCCCTCCAACACGGCCACAGAGCAACCCCCCAGACAGCTAGACCCCCACCAGCCACAGACTGAGGGACAACACCCTGTTTACCCCGACCCACGTTACCCGACTCACCCGGATCCACGCTACCCAGCCCAGCCGGATCCACGCTACCCAGCCCAGCCGGATCCACGCTACCCAGCCCAGCCGGATCCACGCTACCCAGACCAGCCGGATCCACGCTACCCAGACCAGCCGGATCCACGCTACCCAGCCCAGCCGGATCCACGCTACCCAGCCCAGCCGGATCCACGCTACCCAGCCCAGCCGGATCCACGCTACCCAGCCCAGCCGGATCCACGCTACCCCTCACATTCAGACCCCAGATACCCCTCACACACTGATCCACGGTACCCCAGTTATACAGACCGCCAGCACAACCCTGACCCTGTTCAGCCGGTCCGGCCCCAGCCAGCCCCTGTCCCACAGAACCCGGTTTACTCAGACACCCGCTACCCGGTAACCCCACAACGCAGACCCAGACCCCCTGAGACCCCCAGCCACCAACACACGTCAGGCCCAAGC ATTCACCTGGTCGCTCTGAACGCCCCCCAGGGGGGTAACATGCGGGGTATCAGAGGGGCAGACTTCCTGTGCTTCAAGCAGGCTCGGGCCATCGGGCTGAAGGGAACCTTCCGGGCTTTCCTCTCCTCCAAGCTCCAGGACCTTTACAGCATCGTCCGCAAGTCAGACAGGGACCGCATGCCCATCGTCAACCTGAAG GACGAGGTCCTGTTTGACAGTTGGGAGGCCATCTTCAGTGACTCAGAGGGCAGAGTGAAGGACAACGTACCCATCTACTCCTTCGATGGCAAAGACATTTTCACAGATGGCACATG GCCAGACAAGATGATATGGCACGGTTCGACCAGCAGGGGGCACGGCCAGGTGGATAACTACTGTGAGACATGGCGTGTAGGGGAGCGGACGCTGACAGGCATGGCCTCCTCTCTACAGGGGGGCCAGCTCCTCCAACAGAGAACCAGCAGCTGTCACAGCTCCTACGCCGTGCTCTGCATCGAGAACAGCTACATCGGACAGTTCAAGAGATAG
- the LOC115196319 gene encoding collagen alpha-1(XVIII) chain isoform X1, with translation MSKMTLWLGLLLALSAGRLDAWFWNKDPDPTTQAPTKAPTKAPSLGKEGGQPKRGEENLAGVGEEIINVADGIRKFVQTWDATPTTWTDGGVATPTTQTVNKEESGSGEGSGSGSKEGSGSGEGSGSKEGSGSETGSGSGSGSASGVGSGFGSGAESGVGSGTGSGSGSGLGERESLVLPTNLTGMVEDDLTGVEGVKQGEPKTNLSDITSHDHNGTCHLVPSDWPICISRGSKHFSLPNFLNHTSVEEVGMALREWAWLAKAGCHHGAEWFLCLLLVPRCPLPGQVLAKVPLLPCCSFCQVLQDSCWPALDDGRLPVECNLLPDRDQEAGLRCPPCVSVSNRKAESGVTLLQLIGDLSPDESRAGPGGKPAYYFGGLDGLTAAGQLALAHLPNPFYRDFSLVFQIIPSSPGVLFSITDASQKFMYVGVKLSAPDADGRNQKILFYYTEPDSEASYLAASFTVPSLDLVSWTKFSLSVFNDQVTFFMGCDASGKTVKLERSPDDMELDRGAGIFVGQAGGADPDRFEGAIAELNVVGNPRAAELLCEDDDDSDAASGDFGSGDGDRRETGKTVKTTPPSLRPVPEPPLTSSVSDRLSETGDRNHQTSVESRPGSGGQPGPTGSNREKGDKGEKGSPGDRGPAGSKGDSGSFSSSASSSGGGERGEKGDKGLKGSSGFGYPGSKGDRGVPGPPGPPGLEGPAAQVVRLGDGSVVQPVAGPMGPMGPPGVKGPAGPQGPEGEPGDPGEDGKLGPPGDRGFPGTQGDSGVKGEKGDRGDGHPGPRGPPGPPGPPGPGTIDRATFVDMEGSGGFPDLEKIQTLRGLPGPPGPPGPPGPSTGGVSSHGSGSFGPPGPPGQDGTRGLPGPAGPPGRPGTAGPSSGEKGEAGDLGLPGPSGERGSKGDPGVPGQTGQGGLAGLPGPMGPIGPPGPPGPSYPVRYGDGEGSGVTGVNGVAGVIGIPGPQGPPGFAGLPGRSGLPGLSGEKGSEGARGRDGTPGMDGFPGKLGNKGDRGDRGERGEPGREGGPPGPPGAPGPPGQIIYQNSGSFDGVLGSQGQGGPGIPGRAGFPGPMGPKGDTGEPGQPGYAAKGEKGEPGIIMGPDGRPMYLGGLGSQPGEKGLPGPEGPPGPYGPAGLKGDIGMPGRPGRPGLNGAKGERGDSAGGTGGYGGPPGPPGPPGPPGPAVPLDRFNRYDDVSRLYPDSKGEKGDRGVPGIPGVPGLTSNFDIYTFKEEMKGERGDSGMKGEKGDPTGGYYGGGYGGQGGQPGPPGLPGPKGESIVGPSGPQGPPGNPGRGYEGRQGNPGPPGPPGPSGSSSSPGAYRPTQTISIPGPPGPPGPPGTDGHSSGVMVLRSYDTMTATARRQAEGTLVYLVDQTDFYIRVRDGFRQIQLGPYIALPPEQGNEVAAVDPPPVVYYQPDHPSNTATEQPPRQLDPHQPQTEGQHPVYPDPRYPTHPDPRYPAQPDPRYPAQPDPRYPAQPDPRYPDQPDPRYPDQPDPRYPAQPDPRYPAQPDPRYPAQPDPRYPAQPDPRYPSHSDPRYPSHTDPRYPSYTDRQHNPDPVQPVRPQPAPVPQNPVYSDTRYPVTPQRRPRPPETPSHQHTSGPSIHLVALNAPQGGNMRGIRGADFLCFKQARAIGLKGTFRAFLSSKLQDLYSIVRKSDRDRMPIVNLKDEVLFDSWEAIFSDSEGRVKDNVPIYSFDGKDIFTDGTWPDKMIWHGSTSRGHGQVDNYCETWRVGERTLTGMASSLQGGQLLQQRTSSCHSSYAVLCIENSYIGQFKR, from the exons ATGTCTAAGATGACGTTGTGGTTGGGCCTTCTCCTGGCTCTCAGCGCAGGTCGTCTGGATGCTTGGTTCTGGAACAAGGACCCTGATCCTACTACCCAAGCCCCAACGAAGGCTCCAACGAAGGCTCCGTCGCTGGGCAAGGAAGGAGGACAGCCCAAGAGAGGTGAGGAGAACCTGGCAGGGGTTGGGGAAGAAATCATCAACGTGGCTGATGGGATCCGTAAGTTTGTGCAGACGTGGGACGCGACCCCAACCACTTGGACTGACGGAGGAGTGGCGACCCCTACCACACAGACGGTTAATAAGGAGGAGTCTGGGTCTGGGGAAGGATCTGGGTCTGGGTCTAAGGAAGGATCTGGGTCTGGGGAAGGATCTGGGTCTAAGGAAGGATCTGGGTCTGAGACGGGTTCAGGATCAGGGTCTGGTTCAGCATCTGGTGTAGGGTCTGGGTTTGGATCGGGGGCTGAGTCTGGTGTAGGTTCAGGGACCGGCTCAGGTTCGGGGTCAGGGCTTGGAGAAAGGGAAAGCTTGGTTCTCCCCACTAACCTAACAGGGATGGTGGAGGATGACCTCACAGGGGTTGAGGGGGTGAAACAGGGCGAACCAAAGACCAACCTCTCTGACATCACCTCTCATGACCATAATGGAACCTGCCACCTCGTGCCCTCTGATTGGCCGATCTGCATATCAAGGGGGTCGAAGCATTTCTCGCTGCCCAACTTCCTGAACCACACCTCTGTGGAGGAGGTTGGCATGGCCCTGAGAGAGTGGGCATGGCTGGCCAAGGCGGGGTGCCACCATGGAGCCGAATGGTTCCTCTGCCTCCTCCTGGTGCCCAGGTGCCCGCTGCCTGGCCAGGTGCTCGCCAAGGTTCCCCTTCTGCCCTGCTGCAGCTTCTGCCAAGTCCTGCAAGACAGCTGCTGGCCAGCCCTGGATGACGGGCGACTTCCTGTAGAGTGTAATTTGCTGCCCGACAGGGATCAGGAGGCGGGGTTGCGGTGTCCGCCATGCGTGTCAGTTAGTAATCGGAAAG CAGAGAGTGGTGTGACTCTACTGCAGCTGATTGGAGACCTGTCTCCTGATGAATCCCGGGCCGGTCCGGGGGGGAAACCCGCCTACTACTTCGGAGGGCTGGATGGGCTGACTGCTGCCGGACAGCTGGCCCTGGCCCACCTCCCCAACCCCTTCTACAGAGACTTCTCCCTGGTCTTCCAAATCATCCCCTCCAGCCCCGGGGTCCTCTTCTCCATCACAGACGCCTCCCAGAAGTTCATGTACGTGGGGGTGAAGCTGAGCGCCCCGGACGCTGACGGCAGGAATCAGAAGATTCTGTTCTACTACACAGAGCCCGACTCTGAGGCCTCGTACCTGGCTGCTAGTTTCACCGTGCCCTCCCTGGACCTGGTCTCCTGGACCAAGTTCTCTCTGTCCGTGTTCAATGACCAGGTGACCTTCTTCATGGGGTGCGACGCCTCTGGGAAGACGGTGAAGTTGGAGCGCTCGCCGGATGACATGGAGCTGGACAGGGGGGCGGGCATCTTCGTGGGTCAGGCGGGAGGCGCGGACCCTGACAGGTTCGAG GGGGCGATCGCTGAGCTGAACGTGGTGGGTAACCCTCGAGCAGCTGAGCTACTCTGTGAAGACGATGATGACTCAGACGCT gcctCAGGAGACTTTGGCAGTGGGGATGGGGACAGAAGAGAGACCGGCAAAACTGTAAAG accacccctccatctctccgaCCGGTGCCAGAGCCCCCTCTGACATCATCAGTGAGCGACAGGCTCTCAGAGACAG GTGACAGGAATCATCAGACCTCAGTAGAGTCCAGACCAGGGTCAGGAGGTCAACCAG GCCCTACTGGTTCTaacagagagaagggggacaAAGGGGAGAAGGGCAGTCCAGGGGACAGAGGTCCCGCCGGGTCAAAGGGGGACTCGGGGTCTTTCTCCAGCTCTGCCTCTTCATCAGGCGGAGGAGAACGTGGAGAAAAG GGAGACAAAGGCTTGAAG ggcagtTCTGGTTTTGGTTACCCAGGCTCCAAGGGGGACCGTGGCGTACCTGGTCCCCCTGGCCCTCCTGGCCTTGAGGGGCCAGCTGCCCAGGTTGTGAGGCTAGGGGACGGCTCTGTGGTGCAGCCAGTGGCCGGGCCAATGGGACCGATGGGGCCCCCAGGGGTCAAAGGACCAGCAGGACCCCAGGGACCAGAGGGAGAGCCG GGGGATCCAGGAGAGGATGGCAAATTA GGACCTCCCGGAGACAGAGGGTTCCCAGGAACACAAGGAGACTCAGGGGTCAAAGGAGAAAAG GGGGATCGTGGTGATGGTCACCCAGGACCCAGGGGTCCTCCAGGGCCACCTGGACCCCCGGGCCCAGGGACAATTGACCGCGCT ACATTTGTGGATATGGAAGGCTCAGGAGGATTCCCAGATTTAGAGAAAATACAG ACTCTCCGTGGTCTACCAGGCCCCCCCGGGCCCCCAGGTCCCCCTGGCCCCTCAACCGGTGGTGTCAGCTCCCATGGGTCAGGCTCTTTCGGGCCCCCTGGACCTCCCGGACAGGACGGGACCCGTGGCCTACCA GGGCCCGCTGGTCCACCTGGCAGGCCTGGAACCGCAGGACCCAGTAGCGGAGAGAAG GGAGAAGCTGGTGATCTAGGTCTTCCAGggcccagtggagagagg GGTTCTAAGGGTGACCCTGGAGTGCCTGGTCAGACTGGGCAGGGGGGCTTGGCTGGGCTTCCTGGGCCCATGGGACCGATTGGGCCTCCAGGACCACCCGGACCTTCCTACCCCGTGCGTTAT GGTGACGGGGAGGGTTCCGGAGTGACGGGGGTCAATGGTGTTGCTGGAGTGATAGGGATTCCAGGACCACAG GGTCCGCCCGGATTCGCTGGCCTTCCC GGAAGATCTGGTTTGCCTGGGCTTTCGGGAGAGAAGGGGAGCGAGGGAGCAAGAGGACGGGATGGAACACCAGGGATGGACGGATTCCCAGGAAAATTG GGAAACAAAGGGGataggggagacagaggggaaagG GGTGAGCCAGGACGTGAAGGGGGCCCCCCTGGACCTCCAGGAGCCCCTGGCCCACCGGGACAGATCATCTACCAGAACTCAGGCAGT TTTGATGGAGTTCTTGGGAGTCAAGGACAG GGAGGACCAGGTATTCCCGGCCGGGCAGGATTCCCA GGGCCTATGGGACCAAAGGGAGATACAGGGGAGCCTGGACAGCCAGGATACGCAGCTAAG GGGGAGAAAGGAGAACCTGGTATTATCATGGGGCCTGATGGAAGACCCATGTACCTGGGAGGGCTGGGGTCTCAACCG GGAGAGAAGGGACTCCCGGGACCTGAGGGACCTCCT GGTCCCTATGGTCCAGCTGGTCTAAAGGGAGATATAGGCATGCCAGGTAGACCG GGTCGTCCTGGGTTGAATGGTGccaaaggagagaggggggattcaGCTGGAGGGACTGGAGGATATGGA GGTCCTCCAGGACCACCTGGCCCACCCGGACCCCCCGGGCCAGCAGTACCTCTGGACAGGTTCAAT AGGTATGATGATGTCTCACGGTTATATCCGG ACTCCAAAGGAGAGAAAGGTGACCGTGGAGTACCAGGAATACCTGGGGTACCAG GTCTCACGTCCAACTTTGACATCTACACCTTCAAG gaggagatgaagggagagagaggagactcgGGGATGAAGGGGGAGAAGGGCGATCCAACCGGAGGATATTATGGTGGCGGTTACGGTGGACAGGGTGGTCAACCTGGACCTCCAGGACTTCCA GGACCAAAGGGAGAGTCCATCGTCGGTCCTTCAGGGCCCCAGGGCCCTCCAGGTAACCCAGGAAGAGGGTACGAAGGCAGGCAAGGGAACCCAGGCCCACCGGGGCCCCCCGGACCTTCAGGATCATCCTCCTCACCTGGAGCCTACAGGCCAACACAGA CCATCAGCATCCCTGGACCTCCGGGCCCTCCTGGCCCACCTGGAACTGATGGACACTCCTCTGGG GTGATGGTGCTGAGGTCATATGACACGATGACAGCCACGGCCAGACGACAGGCAGAGGGGACGCTGGTGTATCTGGTCGACCAAACAGACTTTTACATCAGAGTACGAGATGGCTTCCGGCAAATCCAG CTTGGACCATACATAGCTTTACCCCCTGAACAG GGTAATGAGGTAGCAGCTGTCGACCCTCCTCCAGTGGTCTACTACCAGCCAGATCATCCCTCCAACACGGCCACAGAGCAACCCCCCAGACAGCTAGACCCCCACCAGCCACAGACTGAGGGACAACACCCTGTTTACCCCGACCCACGTTACCCGACTCACCCGGATCCACGCTACCCAGCCCAGCCGGATCCACGCTACCCAGCCCAGCCGGATCCACGCTACCCAGCCCAGCCGGATCCACGCTACCCAGACCAGCCGGATCCACGCTACCCAGACCAGCCGGATCCACGCTACCCAGCCCAGCCGGATCCACGCTACCCAGCCCAGCCGGATCCACGCTACCCAGCCCAGCCGGATCCACGCTACCCAGCCCAGCCGGATCCACGCTACCCCTCACATTCAGACCCCAGATACCCCTCACACACTGATCCACGGTACCCCAGTTATACAGACCGCCAGCACAACCCTGACCCTGTTCAGCCGGTCCGGCCCCAGCCAGCCCCTGTCCCACAGAACCCGGTTTACTCAGACACCCGCTACCCGGTAACCCCACAACGCAGACCCAGACCCCCTGAGACCCCCAGCCACCAACACACGTCAGGCCCAAGC ATTCACCTGGTCGCTCTGAACGCCCCCCAGGGGGGTAACATGCGGGGTATCAGAGGGGCAGACTTCCTGTGCTTCAAGCAGGCTCGGGCCATCGGGCTGAAGGGAACCTTCCGGGCTTTCCTCTCCTCCAAGCTCCAGGACCTTTACAGCATCGTCCGCAAGTCAGACAGGGACCGCATGCCCATCGTCAACCTGAAG GACGAGGTCCTGTTTGACAGTTGGGAGGCCATCTTCAGTGACTCAGAGGGCAGAGTGAAGGACAACGTACCCATCTACTCCTTCGATGGCAAAGACATTTTCACAGATGGCACATG GCCAGACAAGATGATATGGCACGGTTCGACCAGCAGGGGGCACGGCCAGGTGGATAACTACTGTGAGACATGGCGTGTAGGGGAGCGGACGCTGACAGGCATGGCCTCCTCTCTACAGGGGGGCCAGCTCCTCCAACAGAGAACCAGCAGCTGTCACAGCTCCTACGCCGTGCTCTGCATCGAGAACAGCTACATCGGACAGTTCAAGAGATAG